A single genomic interval of Cydia strobilella chromosome 3, ilCydStro3.1, whole genome shotgun sequence harbors:
- the LOC134755997 gene encoding tyrosine-protein kinase Dnt isoform X2, with the protein MSSRIFVLPYSLNVEVVSHADAMHPPTFNITREGFVPTEPRTWKIDLPCTHTVAAEVDITISLNVSMGSTSTTLHFRRRKICLKEAPRPAVRVDSVAQAPTSADIFYAGAGCAGAALLIAAVAAAACRARARKLRRARSDEQDAHAFLPDSSCKSAASYTSYRRPTSIPAVAAEERARDLQQRIAELTIQRCRVRLRSVAMEGTFGRVYKGTYADEDAREQEVLVKTVAEHASQVQVSLLLQEGCMLYGLRHERLLSVLGVSIEDQTAPFLLYPWGATLRNLKQFLLACRGVTVGGAAGTAPPPPPLTTQHVVRMALHALDGLAFLHSQHVLHKDIAARNCIVDENLRVMIADNALSRDLFPADYHCLGDNENRPIKWLALEALSKRQFSPAADVWALGVLLWELTTLAHQPYAEVDPFEVAAYLRDGYRLQQPANCPDELFAVMAYCWAMSPDDRPTLPQLQIFLRDFHTQLTRFV; encoded by the exons ATGAGCTCACGTATCTTTGTG TTACCGTACTCGCTGAACGTTGAGGTAGTATCGCATGCGGACGCAATGCATCCACCGACGTTCAATATCACGAGAGAAGGATTCGTTCCGACGGAACCGCGAACATGGAAAATCGATTTGCCCTGCACGCACACCGTCGCCGCCGAAGTGGACATTACGATATCTCTGAATGTCTCTATGGGATCCACATCAACCACGCTTCACTTCAGACGGAGGAAGATTTGTTTAAAAGAAGCACCCAGGCCGGCGGTTAGGGTTGACAGCGTTGCACAGGCACCTACATCAGCGGACATATTCTATGCGGGAGCCGGCTGTGCAGGCGCTGCGCTTCTGATAGCGGCAGTAGCGGCAGCAGCTTGTAGAGCCCGAGCAAGGAAACTCCGACGCGCACGCAGCGACGAACAAGATGCCCACGCTTTCCTTCCAGACTCCTCCTGCAAGTCAGCAGCCAGTTACACCAGCTACCGACGTCCTACTTCTATCCCCGCAGTGGCGGCGGAAGAGCGCGCGAGGGACCTGCAACAGAGAATAGCAGAGTTGACGATTCAGAGATGTCGCGTCAGACTGCGCTCAGTGGCGATGGAGGGAACGTTCGGAAGGGTGTACAAGGGAACGTACGCTGATGAGGACGCCAGGGAACAGGAGGTTCTCGTTAAGACTGTTGCGGAACATGCGTCGCAAGTGCAG GTATCATTGCTACTACAAGAAGGCTGCATGCTCTACGGCCTGCGACATGAACGTTTACTATCAGTGCTCGGCGTTAGCATCGAAGACCAAACTGCTCCATTCCTCCTATACCCATGGGGCGCTACCTTGAGAAACCTGAAGCAATTCCTTCTGGCGTGTCGAGGAGTGACTGTGGGCGGGGCGGCGGGGACcgcgccaccgccgccgccccTTACAACACAACATGTTGTTAGAATGGCACTACACGCGCTTGATGGATTAGCGTTTTTGCACTCGCAACATGTCTTACACAAGGACATTGCTGCGAGAAATTgcat TGTCGACGAAAACCTCCGAGTGATGATCGCCGACAACGCCCTCTCTCGTGATCTCTTCCCCGCGGACTACCACTGTCTAGGCGACAACGAGAACCGGCCTATCAAGTGGCTGGCCCTAGAAGCCTTGAGCAAACGTCAGTTTAGCCCAGCCGCTGATGTTTGGGCGCTAGGAGTGCTGCTATGGGAGTTGACCACGTTGGCTCACCAGCCGTACGCAGAAGTCGATCCGTTCGAGGTCGCAGCGTATCTAAGGGATGGATACCGGTTACAACAGCCGGCGAACTGTCCGGATGAATT GTTCGCTGTAATGGCGTACTGCTGGGCGATGTCGCCCGACGACCGGCCCACACTGCCGCAGCTACAGATCTTCCTAAGGGACTTCCATACGCAACTCACGAGATTCGTCTAA